TCTCCGTCTTTCACCCACAACCAAAAACCCCATAAATCACGAAGGCTCTAGAAACTCCAAAagaacaaacccaaaaacctaGAAACTGAAACCTAGAAGAATCGCGAAGACCAGAAACTTACATAGaagaacaaaacccaaaaacccagaAACTGAATCCCATAAGAACAAACCCACACAACAAAGAGGACAAGTCCAAGCTTTTTCTTCATCACTGAAACCTCAACCCACCCAAACCCACACTGCAAGCTCCAACGAAGAGGACAAGGAAGCACCACGCCGGCTCATTGAGTTCAACTCTGAGTTTCGAGTCAACATCCAGGCCACAATCACGACATTGATTAGGTGGgtttgttgattttgttgtgCGTCTCTGGGTTTGCTTGGATTTGTTGACTGTGTTGTTTCTCTCTGGTTGTTGTGTTTGATTGTTGGAAAAGAAGAGTTGTTCATCCGAAGTGAGTATTGAAATCGAGTCTGTAAGGATCGATTTCAATGGTAGAAAACAAGTCTAACAAACTCGATTTAGGGTTCCAAAATTGAGCTTATTGCACTagagatgttagtttcctaaatagtttagaaaacgtgctaactaacgaaattgtttgaaaatcggtattattttgaagaaaaaaaaatccttgtaCTCCCTTCCATAAAGGAAACTTGCCCTCAAGTTTCAAGTGGAGAATAAGGTTTCAAATGCTTCACATTGAAGGCATTAGAAATATGTGTAGAAATATGTGTAGTCATTGTCATTGATTTTAGACAACACTTTGCATAGACCCATTTTCCTTGCTCCCAACTAGGAATGGGAGTCATGAGGACGCCTTTCCTCAGTCAAAATCACCCAAACGAGGCCCCTTTCCTTGAAAATTAGTTTCCTTCAATGAATATTAGCAACAATGCTGTTATTTGCATTGGAATGTTCAATCCTCTCCTTAACTTGTGCATGGACATaattaggggtgtcaattcaGGTTAGCATGTTGTGTCGAGACAAGGGTATTCGGCCAAATGACTCAACCCAAacctaacccatttaataattgtGTTATAACCCTTCAAACCTACACTATTGGTTAATGAAACAAGTTAACACAACATGATCTAGTTGACACATTTAATAAATAGGTTGTATTGAGTTAACACAAATTCAATCAATGTAATCCGTTTCAAAAAAACACCTaattaatattgttataaatttaCTACAAATTTAATGGAAACTCACAATTAAAACCTATGAGTTTCTATTGTTTCTATTAAATGCTATTAACAAGTTGGTAACGGTAAGTGAAAAGTGATGGGCAAAAGAGAGAACTAATGAAAACTTGCTAAACTCaattctagtaaaaaaaaaatttttgtttagagTTGTGGAGTATGAAACATTACCCTCAATTGCCAATAGTTATggaaacttaaaattaaaataaagaaaatattaatggaTGCCCTAAAGGCATTGATGTAgaataagttattaaaaaaaactttttatggaaaaaaaaaacaattaatttttttgatgactttttatatttcttataaaaatagtGTCAAAGTGTTctcaaaatgaattattaacaattgtcttaAATACATTTgctttttttagagagtttcaacttatgacgaccgctcctaataatagctttttattatctgatcaagacaccaatcagtttttgataaAGGCGGAGattaaaccccaaatctcttatataaccatctgaaattttaccaattgaactaactGGAACTCACTCTTAAATACACTTGTTAacctaacccaaaaaaattaataaaattttcacaaacgTCACCTACCCAACAATTAGTTAAAACTTCTTCAATTGTGAatgttgtttttaataaattattatcaGTATTCCACCTAAGAAGCCTTGGACTGGCCCACCAATACCAAAatccaataaatatatatatatatatatatatatatatatattttttttttttctttttctttttttgagaagaaaacagaataaatttcattaatctagaatatgcttttttttctttgttatgaaAAGACCAAAAAGCTTGTGGTGGTGTGTCACAAATCAACGTTTGCAGACCAACGGCCCagattaatttataatttcgTTTTCACATTCATACGACATATTCAGTCGGACTTTGACAGACCTCActctcttaaatagtagtatatgCTCATAGATTCAACGAAGTGAGTTTCTTAGgttttagagagaaagagagaaaatggcGTTGGCAAAGGCTAAGGAGATCGTTTCGGCCAATCCCGTCACAGTTTTCAGGTCTCTAACTCTAatccctctttctcttttgtgctatttttataaaagatcgtttggttttactttttttaaaattttttttgttgtaattgatGGTTTATAAATCATTGAATCTCACAGCAAGACATTCTGCCCTTACTGCGTGACCGTGAAGCAGCTCTTGACTCAACTGGGTGCCACTTTCAAGGCTATTGAGTTGGACACTGAAAGTTAGTTTTCAATCTTTTTGCTTTCATGTGATTTAATTTGATTGCAATTAGGCCAAAtataattgggtttttttttaccTCTCATATATTTGTTCCCTTTTAGATTAATTTACACAAATTTAACAGTTGTACATGATGTTACATCATTTGAAACCTGTTACTATCAAGTATTGCTTCTTATTTGGTAGAATAAGATTTTAAAATGATGTGACATTTTATGCACCTTTAGATTTGTTGAAATTGTGTGTTATATATGGAGAGAATTTTATGCCAATGAGGTTTTTGGCTGAATGACAAAAAGTGTCTTATGTAATGGGTGAATGCAACACTCCTCTCACGTGTATATAGGACCACCCAGATATGCGAATCCTACATACATGTGAGAGTGATGTTGCATATACCCATTTCGTTGATACTGTCTCCAAAAATCGGTGGAAAGTGAGGTCAAGGGTCCATAAACTCACTAGGTTGCATGGGAAAGTTATGCAAAGTGTAGAGAATCTTAGTCCTTGAATCTCACATTTCTATGTTGTTGTTTAAGGATGCATCTTTTGCAAACTTGAGCAATTTTGCATACTTTTACTTATGCGCCATTCTAACTAACTATGGAATATGGATGCTGTACTAGCATACTTTTAGTCTAACGGCGCTATTGTGCGTTAGAAGAATCTGATAGTCTGTATGCTTGATATGGAATGATGCCATCATGCATAAAATTTGTCAAGCTCTAGTTGTAAAGAGTGATTGTTATCatgaatattttttcttaaaagagaACATCATAGTGTTGATTGTTCATCACGTTATAGAAGCAGGACCTTTGTAACCGTACGTGTGAAAATTTATGGACCTTCTGACTTCTTGAAGGTGATGGAAATGAAATTCAAGCTGCACTCGCAGAGTGGACTGGACAGAAGACTGTGCCCAATGTATTCATTGGCGGGAATCACATCGGTGGCTGCGACAGTAAGATCTTGATCCCTAAAACAAACTATAGGCTCCCAATTTGCACTTGTATTTGCATTTAAATGTAATGaacatatgtttttattttggtccttcTATAGATAATATTCTCTTTTATTGTTTTGCAGAAACTACAGCATTGAACAATGAAGGAAAGCTGGTCCCTCTTCTGACTCAAGCTGGAGCTGTTGCTAAGCTTACTGCTTAAATAAATGTAGTTTTCTAATATGTGAGTAAAGGATCATAAGTGTCTGCTCTCTAATATTATGGTGTTTGTGCCCTCTAATAAAACTTCTGAATAACTTTATAAACTTTCtggaaaaacataaataatattgaaCTTGGAAGTCCTATATTGAGGTTCTAGTGggtatttgatatttttatctgcatttatatatacattACTTTTTGTCTACTATGGGTGTATGCAATTTGTTATTTGGATTGAAGACAGTTGAGCCAAAACCTCTACCTCCTAGGTGTACCAAATGGCCTGTTCATGTGCCGGCTTGAGTAATTCTTTGAAAGCTTGATTGGTTAAAATTTCCAATTTACACTGAAGCTCGTCCTTAAAATCCTGACTTGCCAATTCGAAGAAAACGATAAGGCTTCTTCTTAGCCCGTAAAATCGACTTTTGCTAGACTTTCTGTTGAGGCCGTCATAAGATTTTGATTTAAAATGACTGATGTATACATATAGATATAACAATGGTTGTTGAGGCCACAACAGAATACAGGAAgcaaaggattaaaaaaaaaaggaaaaaaggaaaaaagaaaaaaactcaaaagCCCAGGACACTGCCTAATTCACCACATAAACATATTGATCAAACTAACTTGACATGTTGATTGAGCTATGATTCCAATTAGCTCATACTCTAGATATACTCCGGCACATACGGTTTTGTTTTCTGTATTTTTAAAGATAGCCAGAACAGACGACCTGGAATTCCCCACGGAATGTGTTAATGAAATAGAAGTAAATAAATCTAGGATATTACATTTCATGAAAACTTATGAAATATCTCTAGCACAGCTGCACAAGCAAGACTTAAACGAAATTCACTTGAAATGAAAAGCCTGTTAGGGATTGGTTAAAATCAGCCTGCTCAATGGGAAAAGCATTAACAGAATCCAAAATTTGTAGATCACCTCATAAATCTAaagatttgaaaaaagaaaaagaaaaggcactTTACCAAGTCCTAGAGTTATTTCTTGACATTTTTTATCCTGTTTCATTCTTGAGGTAAGAAACCTCAAAAAGTATTTTGCACGTTCAACTACCCGCTTGCAACAGAGAGTGCCTGAATGTGACTCTGGCGCAGATCAAACTACTTTTGGCTTCAGAGGGAGTCAAGCTGatatgctttcttttctttgacaCTGATAAGACTGAGGAAACCATTTTGACAACAAATAATACTTTAATTCCACAATTAGTGAAAAAAAGCCCTAGCAAGGAATATGCATCGATGCTATCAACAAGTACCTGGAATTTAGTATCACATACAAATGGATTAGTCACATAACATCAAGTCTGAAAATTAAGCTTCGTTGCAAGCTAAAAAAGATGCTTCTGACTACTTTAAGATGTACTCTAGACAAGCAATAGAAGTGAATGTCAGAACACAATGTCTACCAATGGTGGTATATCATTATCATGATGTCCAAATAATGGTTTACATGTAATGGGtacagcaaaaaagaaaaagaaaaaacacgtCATGTCTTGAGGTAATCAGTTCCTTTCAATAAACTACAGCAAGAATACTGCTTTTTGATTGATGAAGTTCTTGAACTTGGCTCACCAGTTTCAAAATGAATAGCCATGTGGAACAAAGTTCACTTGAATAAATAATTGGGATAAACGAAGGTGTAGACATTTTCATTCCAACCTATTCATGTATAATTAAGTTTGATGAATTGCGTCAAAGCTCAACGATGATTAGATGTCtttctatcttttaatttttttttaaaaaaaaaaaggatgattAGATGTCCGGACTCAAATGAGATAACAAACCATAATGGAGCATACGGTGATGACAAGTCAAGAAATGGGTAAGGCCACCTGCAGAAAAGAGAAATATCATATTTTAGAATTGAAGCACTATGTCCTCATATTGATATAAGAAGAATAAGCAACATTACCAAATTGAGACACAAGCATGAATAATCCACTGCACAATGACGTACACTACCGTCCATATAACAAAGAACGAAATCCGGTACAAAGGGACCCGCTGAGACAGCAAGTTGAAATAATTCAATTACGGTATAAAATTAAACtacagaaaaataaatcaaggGGAGAGAAAGCATACAGATATTACCAAGCAATTCAATGCTGTATCACCAAGGAGTAAAACTGCATTGAGTGTATGCATGTTCACAGTCATCTGACATAAAATGCAGACATACTATTCAGCTTAGACGAAACTTATGCAGACATATAactgtagaaataaaaagaaaggtgAGTAGAGGCttcacaaaaaatttaattaatatcaGTCCAAAAGAATCAACTGTGATGTATCTGCTCCTTATTTATATATGTGGTTGAAAAAATTGGGcataatatgaaaattttaaaaataagtaaataggGCATAACATGAAAAGTTGTGGTCCAAACTATGCCCAGGTGCACTTTGGCTATAAATGTTAAAtcttaaagtttcaaaattatgaACATATATGCCACTGCCTGTGCAAGAATTAAGAAATAGTGAATGAACTGGGTGTAACAAGTGATTTTGTTGAACTTACAATATTGAGATTGTAATCTTGGATGGTAAGAAACGGAAAAATAATGCACCAATAAACAGAATCAGTGAGCACAACTGCCCCAGCATTCATCTGTGACACATCAAAGAAAGCAAACACATAAATGACTTGTTATGTATGCATGCAGACACAAGGAAAGCTGAAATACTTTTCACAACATGCTCAATAGTTTTTCGGACATCCAAATTAACAAATTGTAGAatgaattttttgaaacatCAAAAGCAATCATGTTAGAAGTACAACCGATTTGTTAACAGCTGACAACTTTAAACATTGCTGACTAAAGCTGTCAATCTCAGTCCCCTGTTATCCTATAACAATGCAGTTACTGATTCAGTGATTCTTAGCAAACAAGCCACCTGGAACAAGACTTCAAAGACGTAACTTAAAATGCCTGCAGCCTGGAATACACGATTTTTTTCCTGGGGATCTGAAATTCTTCCAGCTTTGGATAAATTTGTTGCTTCcctgtatgtgagagtgagaggcaCATATGGTCCTTGCTCCGCATCTGTCTCAACAAGACGAACATTTAAATCCCTGCTGCTTAACAGGTGATAGTGGTAACACCCATATGCCACATATTGAGAGCAATGATCCACACTACAAAAGAAAGTTACACCATAAGGTATAGAAGAGATGTAGAGTGCATTAATCCTAGTGCCTAAAGACACCTTGAGTAATAGTACCAAACAATGACAGGTTTCACGGGATAGcaacatatattttattattgagGTGTTTCAACAGGATGCTTTCAAGACGGAAAATGGAAAGTATACCCCAAAATAAATTGTAAGCAAAGTAAAAGTCCACTTGTCCAGATCAAAGAAACATCACAACCCGAAGTTAGAAGAATATAAAAGCCACAATTCACAATTAATTAGGAAGGTGAACAAACAGGAAAATTAGCATatcatttaaaagaaattatggaCCTATatcaacaacaaccaaaagaaaaatagtccTTCAAGATCAGTGAgttaaagaatttaaaaatgGGTCATGATCAAGCACATTCCTGTGCCCATAGGTGATGAACATAACACttctaaaagagaaaaatgactCATATAGTTCTGTGTGCGTGCGCAcacgtgagagagagagagagagagagagagagagagagagagagagagaaacatttCTGCCCTGCACAAATATTTGTTTCATAGATATCCTATACCATCAAAAAACTTTTAACTGTCCCTGCTCAATACTTCTCAGTTCCTAAACTTCATATTACTACCAGATGAATCAAAACTGACAGAAAGCTTACCGAGTATAATAGTAAAATATGCGACCTCCATTGGCAATAACTTTGACAATTAGTGTTCCCAAGAGCAAACAGAATGCAAAAACTCGGAAAGCCAGAAGCCAAATGGGGTGAATTTCTTTGACACATGGTCTCCATGCTTTGTGATATTGTGAAATCCGGTTTGTGTGAGTTTCTCCTCTGTCAGATTTCAAATGGTCCTGAATTTCATATTTCCATATCATGAATGATGCTATAACCAGAGGCATCACTACCCACACTGCACATAATAAGACCCTCCAGTTCAACCAGTAACTAGGGGAGGTAGTATCAGCAGTACCCTCTAGCTGCATCCTGCTGAAGAATTGCCATGTTACTTCTACTAAATCTCAATTGCTACTCTCAAATATTAATGCTTTGTATGttttcatacatttttatataattgaataaaaacGGCACACTACCCAACCCAAACCTTTATTAAAAAGAACTTTCAGTAAAAGTCTAATGGATAAGATTTTACTAACATATACAAAGAGTTCATTTTTGCTTCTAGGATATACAGATTCTTAAGAATGCACTGGAGAATCTCCATCCATACTTTGCTTGGGTAGCGAGAAAGCTCATAAAAAAGAGATAACtactataaagtataaacctCTTGAAATGCCAGAAACATAGGTTTTGTTATTGCAATGCTCCCTTCTAGGCAGTATACATTTCAACTTTCTCCTCACTCTTCCAAAACATGCAAAGTTTTCAGATAGTGTTGCTTATCAATGTTATAATCATTATAACAGCAATCCTAATCAAAAACCTA
This genomic stretch from Castanea sativa cultivar Marrone di Chiusa Pesio chromosome 1, ASM4071231v1 harbors:
- the LOC142644707 gene encoding glutaredoxin-like → MALAKAKEIVSANPVTVFSKTFCPYCVTVKQLLTQLGATFKAIELDTESDGNEIQAALAEWTGQKTVPNVFIGGNHIGGCDKTTALNNEGKLVPLLTQAGAVAKLTA
- the LOC142622631 gene encoding uncharacterized protein LOC142622631 isoform X2, with product MQLEGTADTTSPSYWLNWRVLLCAVWVVMPLVIASFMIWKYEIQDHLKSDRGETHTNRISQYHKAWRPCVKEIHPIWLLAFRVFAFCLLLGTLIVKVIANGGRIFYYYTRVDHCSQYVAYGCYHYHLLSSRDLNVRLVETDAEQGPYVPLTLTYREATNLSKAGRISDPQEKNRVFQAAGILSYVFEVLFQMNAGAVVLTDSVYWCIIFPFLTIQDYNLNIMTVNMHTLNAVLLLGDTALNCLRVPLYRISFFVIWTVVYVIVQWIIHACVSIWWPYPFLDLSSPYAPLWYLLIASMHIPC
- the LOC142622631 gene encoding uncharacterized protein LOC142622631 isoform X1, with translation MQLEGTADTTSPSYWLNWRVLLCAVWVVMPLVIASFMIWKYEIQDHLKSDRGETHTNRISQYHKAWRPCVKEIHPIWLLAFRVFAFCLLLGTLIVKVIANGGRIFYYYTRVDHCSQYVAYGCYHYHLLSSRDLNVRLVETDAEQGPYVPLTLTYREATNLSKAGRISDPQEKNRVFQAAGILSYVFEVLFQMNAGAVVLTDSVYWCIIFPFLTIQDYNLNIMTVNMHTLNAVLLLGDTALNCLVISRVPLYRISFFVIWTVVYVIVQWIIHACVSIWWPYPFLDLSSPYAPLWYLLIASMHIPC